From the Scatophagus argus isolate fScaArg1 chromosome 21, fScaArg1.pri, whole genome shotgun sequence genome, one window contains:
- the usp54b gene encoding inactive ubiquitin carboxyl-terminal hydrolase 54 isoform X6 produces the protein MLECREKPTPDMFGELLRNASNMGDLRNCPSNCGEVLRIRRVLMNSPEIVSIGLVWDSDHSDLAEDVIHSLGTCLRLGDLFYRVTEERARQAELYLVGMVCYYGKHYSTFFFQTKIRKWMYFDDAHVKEIGPKWKDVVSRCIKGHYQPLLLLYADPRGTPVILQESPNPCTSSNPQLELQHCSKAGYDSEDSGREPSISSDTRTDSSTDSSSHRTSRSRSLHQSTGSHLSSESQTTVVCNYDIGTPPHSSDIGESAVEGPPRPPSPPLPEYKETAVFLLSSRRPLTSSSSSSRPLSSSSSSGVGGCEGGVGGPHWEDESTSSESKSSSSGGRYRPTWRPRREALNIDSIFTRPRGSSLGYNTLPGPSLPPEPQDSFPLVGPTPPTQQGSQEVEGSVVVELEAGFGLIGQPRSLGSGRTMGPPAPPPLRGVEHQPRLIQRMESGYESSERNSSSPDREVGQQKRVLMSGPSWRSVPKSKSSGAILQELPSTSWGGGTSAGSGRSELDELQEEVARRARQQEQQKRREAEREAAMGFNPKPSKFMDLDQLQHQGMEGRGAKAGSGSEGAVLRPLHEANAHSGLAVAACMRSTGAPIKRRQEQEMERETGSARPQGPRSEQPGPVQVLLMPNQEEEEDPATPNQDAALGPDPPPPPYRPAPPRPPLTLSIPHPCAPSCQREEEKEEGGGMGRRGEEGKDGREGTGVRLCELLQAGGVSVRPLGKHLAISLPSLPLRLWDTHTAHTAHSTHLEPPHTNPPPPSSTPPPSSPLEASGQRKPLTPLWQPPQPHSPAGATQHWSKNGAAADSGTRHWSSWSLDRPDAVVTPYDTPPDRCVPIRPQASRQRYSYSCQSSPGHYSSQHAPGQHGDPCCDREEAELSELDSLYQASLLAGTKTALPACVFSGCSPSERLISRVGGQARSKTPNADMERSVYGADCTSTPTYLNKPMMLRDLRLGVEPDDGENLKRIERSLSGTVVAPRRSRLTATRSFELSGGAGTFWLCLTGVKLSSDQSPAFLH, from the exons AGTAACTGTGGGGAGGTGCTGCGTATCCGCCGGGTGCTGATGAACTCACCGGAGATAGTGTCCATCGGGCTGGTGTGGGACTCAGACCACTCAGACCTGGCGGAAGACGTCATACACAGCCTGGGGACCTGCCTGCGTCTGGGAGAT ttgTTCTACCgtgtgacagaggagagggCTCGCCAGGCGGAGCTCTACTTGGTGGGCATGGTTTGCTACTACGGCAAGCACTACTCCACCTTCTTCTTCCAGACCAAGATACGCAAGTGGATGTACTTCGACGACGCCCACGTCAAAGAG ATCGGCCCTAAGTGGAAGGACGTGGTGTCTCGCTGTATCAAAGGCCACTATcagcccctgctgctgctctacGCTGACCCCCGTGGGACGCCGGTGATACTGCAGGAGAGTCCCAACCCCTGTACCAGCTCCAACCCGCAGCTGGAGCTCCAGCACTGCAGCAAGGCTGGTTACGACAGTGAAGACTCTG gTCGAGAGCCCTCCATATCCAGCGACACTCGGACCGACTCTTCCACGGACAGCTCGAGTCACCGCACCTCTCGCAGCCGGTCCCTCCACCAGTCCACGGGCAGCCACCTCTCCAGCGAATCCCAGACCACAGTAGTCTGTAATTACGACATTGGCACACCACCGCACAGTTCTGACATTGGAG AGTCAGCAGTGGAGGGTCCTCCCcgccctccctctcctcccctgccgGAGTACAAGGAGACggctgtcttcctcctctcctcccgcCGGCCACTcacctcctcgtcctcttcctctcgtcccttgtcctcctcttcttcgtCAGGAGTTGGGGGCTGCgagggtggggttggggggcCCCACTGGGAGGATGAAAGCACCAGCAGTGAGAGCAAGTCCAG TTCTTCTGGAGGCCGCTACAGGCCAACCTGGAGGCCCAGGAGAGAGGCCTTGAACATCGACAGCATCTTCACTCGACCGAGAGGCTCCTCTTTGGGCTACAACACCTTACCTGGGCCCTCTCTCCCTCCGGAGCCCCAGGACTCCTTTCCCCTGGTGGGACCCACTCCACCCACACAGCAAGGGTCTCAAGAAGTGGAAGGGAGTGTGGTTGTGGAATTGGAGGCAGGGTTTGGGCTGATTGGACAGCCCAGGTCTCTGGGCAGTGGACGGACAATGGGTCCCCCTGCCCCTCCACCTCTGAGAGGGGTGGAGCACCAGCCACGTCTGATTCAGAGGATGGAGAGTGGCTACGAGAGCAGTgagaggaacagcagcagccccGACAG GGAAGTGGGGCAACAAAAACGGGTGCTGATGTCAGGACCTTCATGGCGTTCGGTGCCCAAGTCAAAGAGCAGCGGTGCCATCCTGCAGGAGCTGCCCTCCACCAGCTGGGGCGGCGGCACCAgcgcag GCTCAGGGCGCAGTGAGCTAGacgagctgcaggaggaggttGCGAGGAGAGCCcgccagcaggagcagcaaaagaggagggaggcggAGCGGGAGGCCGCCATGGGATTCAATCCCAAACCCAGCAAATTCATGGATCTGGACCAGCTCCAACACCAGGGTATGGAGGGAAGAGGGGCAAAGGCAGGAAGTGGGAGCGAGGGAG CTGTGCTCAGACCCCTGCATGAGGCTAACGCTCATAGCGGATTGGCTGTAGCTGCGTGCATGAGGAGCACTGGGGCGCCAATCAAACgcagacaggaacaggaaatggaaCGGGAGACAGGAAGCGCCCGCCCACAGGGGCCTCGCAG TGAACAGCCTGGCCCGGTCCAAGTACTGCTGATGCCCaatcaggaggaggaagaggacccGGCAACGCCCAACCAGGACGCTGCTCTGGGCCCAGACCCGCCCCCTCCACCTTATCGGCCCGCTCCCCCCAGACCCCCGCTCACCCTCAGCATCCCTCACCCTTGCGCCCCTTCGTGCCAacgggaggaggagaaagaggagggcgGAGGCatggggaggagaggggaggaaggcaAGGATGGGAGGGAGGGGACGGGGGTGAGGCTGTGCGAGTTGCTGCAGGCAGGGGGGGTGAGTGTCAGACCTCTGGGGAAGCACTTAGCCATCTCTCTGCCCTCGCTTCCTCTGCGTCTCTGGGATACACACAccgcacacacagcacactccACACACCTTGAACCCCCACACACAAACCCTCCCCCTCCGTCCTCTACTCCTCCCCCATCTTCCCCTCTGGAAGCCTCTGGGCAAAGGAAACCTCTCACGCCTCTCTGGCAGCCACCCCAGCCACACTCCCCCGCTGGCGCCACTCAGCATTGGTCGAAGAACGGAGCTGCCGCCGACAGCGGCACACGTCATTGGTCCTCCTGGAGTCTGGACCGCCCCGACGCCGTCGTGACGCCGTATGACACGCCCCCAGACCGCTGTGTTCCTATCAGGCCGCAGGCATCCAGACAGCGCTACAGCTACAGTTGCCAGTCTTCTCCAGGGCACTACAGCTCCCAGCATGCCCCAGGGCAGCACGGTGATCCCTGCTGTGACCGTGAAGAGGCTGAGCTGTCCGAGCTTGACTCCCTTTACCAGGCCAGTCTGCTGGCAGGTACAAAgacag CCctgcctgcgtgtgtgttttcaggctgcAGCCCGTCAGAGAGGCTCATATCCAGGGTGGGAGGGCAGGCTCGCTCCAAGACCCCCAACGCAGACATGGAGAGGAGTGTGTACGGGGCGGACTGCACCAGCACCCCCACCTACCTCAACAAG ccAATGATGTTGCGTGATCTGCGTCTCGGGGTGGAGCCTGACGATGGGGAAAACCTGAAGCGAATTGAACGCAGCCTCAGCGGCACAGTAGTGGCTCCGCGCCGCAGCCGCCTGACTGCAACCCGCAGCTTT GAGCTTTCGGGTGGTGCAGGGACTTTCTGGCTGTGTCTGACGGGGGTCAAGCTCTCTTCTGACCAGAGTCCTGCTTTTCTTCACTAA